The proteins below are encoded in one region of Clostridium sp. 'White wine YQ':
- a CDS encoding NCS2 family permease, translating into MENLFKLKHYGTNVRTEIFAGLTTFFTMAYIIFVNPSILQLAGTPDNPFNPQAIFVATIISAAVGTFVMGFFANVPYALAPGMGLNAFFTFTVCGTMGFRWQEALAMVFICGVVNIIITVTGLRKIIIRSLPAVLQKAIGGGIGLFIAYIGVKDSGLLKFTSDPGTYLFFGKTPADATVVANSSAVPALVNFSNPAVQLALFGIALILILMVLRVKGAILIGIVSVTALTFIEISFGVNPGTFGFHAKDSHEFFSSANISLSGIGSSIAAVKDTSFKMDFAGLFANSGKFFLALTAMIAFILTDIFDALGTFIGTGRRAGIFDAEDEKLMLEGKGIKSRLDKALFADLSATIVGSFFGTSNTTTYVESSAGIAAGGRTGLTSVVTAIMFVVCLIFAPVIGMIPSVATAPALVIVGILMMSSIGEIDWKDFSVAAVAFLTIALMPFTYSITTGIAFGFISFVIISIIKKETKNIHPVIYIFTGLFILNFVLLAVRNL; encoded by the coding sequence ATGGAAAATTTATTTAAGTTAAAGCATTACGGGACTAACGTGAGAACTGAGATCTTCGCAGGTCTTACAACATTCTTTACTATGGCGTACATCATTTTCGTTAATCCAAGTATATTGCAATTGGCAGGAACTCCTGACAATCCGTTTAATCCACAAGCTATATTCGTTGCAACAATTATATCAGCAGCAGTTGGAACATTTGTTATGGGCTTTTTCGCTAACGTACCTTATGCACTAGCTCCTGGTATGGGATTAAATGCATTTTTCACCTTTACTGTATGTGGTACTATGGGCTTTAGATGGCAAGAAGCTTTGGCAATGGTATTTATCTGTGGTGTTGTAAATATAATTATCACAGTTACAGGACTTCGTAAGATAATTATCCGTTCTCTTCCAGCAGTTTTACAAAAGGCTATAGGTGGAGGAATCGGTCTATTCATAGCATATATTGGTGTTAAAGACAGTGGTCTTTTAAAATTTACTTCTGACCCTGGAACATACCTTTTCTTCGGTAAGACTCCAGCAGATGCAACTGTTGTTGCTAATTCATCAGCAGTTCCAGCACTTGTTAACTTCTCTAATCCAGCAGTACAGTTAGCACTATTCGGAATTGCTTTAATACTTATATTGATGGTATTAAGAGTAAAAGGGGCAATTTTAATTGGTATTGTTTCAGTAACAGCTCTTACATTTATCGAAATTTCTTTTGGTGTAAACCCAGGAACTTTCGGCTTCCATGCTAAAGATTCACATGAATTCTTCTCATCAGCTAATATATCATTAAGTGGTATAGGAAGTTCTATTGCAGCAGTTAAAGATACATCATTTAAAATGGACTTTGCAGGACTATTTGCTAATAGTGGTAAGTTCTTCTTAGCACTTACTGCAATGATCGCATTTATACTTACAGATATTTTTGATGCACTAGGAACATTTATTGGTACTGGCCGTCGTGCAGGTATCTTTGATGCAGAAGATGAAAAACTTATGCTTGAAGGTAAGGGAATTAAGTCACGTTTAGATAAGGCATTATTTGCAGACCTTAGTGCAACAATTGTAGGTTCATTCTTTGGAACATCTAATACAACTACTTATGTTGAAAGCTCAGCAGGTATTGCTGCTGGTGGTAGAACAGGGTTAACATCAGTAGTAACTGCAATTATGTTTGTTGTATGCTTAATATTTGCACCTGTAATTGGAATGATTCCTTCAGTTGCAACAGCACCTGCACTTGTAATTGTTGGTATTCTAATGATGTCATCAATTGGAGAAATTGACTGGAAAGATTTCAGTGTAGCAGCAGTTGCATTCCTAACAATTGCACTTATGCCATTTACTTATAGTATAACAACTGGTATTGCATTTGGATTTATAAGCTTTGTTATCATAAGTATTATTAAGAAAGAAACAAAGAATATACACCCTGTTATTTATATATTTACAGGTTTGTTTATATTAAATTTCGTGTTATTAGCAGTTAGAAATCTATAG
- a CDS encoding MerR family transcriptional regulator, with the protein MKINEVSKKTGLAISTIRFYEKQGLISEKYVSRETNNYRNYSEDIIEYLLMIKTVHSVGFSLTEIKDIQKDNDNSVSVDTKIELLQKKILEVEKQKENLIKTEVMLKKMLKNKLNSKLHVD; encoded by the coding sequence ATGAAAATAAATGAAGTGTCAAAAAAGACAGGATTAGCTATTTCTACTATTAGATTTTACGAAAAGCAAGGGTTAATTTCTGAAAAATATGTTAGTAGAGAGACAAATAATTATCGTAATTATTCTGAAGATATAATTGAATATTTACTAATGATAAAAACAGTTCATTCCGTTGGTTTCTCTTTAACAGAAATTAAAGATATACAAAAAGACAATGATAATTCAGTTTCTGTTGATACAAAGATTGAACTTTTACAAAAGAAGATATTAGAAGTGGAAAAGCAGAAAGAAAACCTAATTAAAACTGAGGTTATGTTAAAGAAAATGTTGAAAAACAAATTAAATTCAAAGCTTCACGTTGATTGA
- a CDS encoding patatin-like phospholipase family protein produces MENTKKETRAVVLGGGGVTGMAWEIGIITALLEKDIDLSEADVIIGTSAGSFVGSSLASGYDMRKLYDSQFAQNISEVNTSVSPEIMGLWAEAFRSGKDDTKKIGKLFGDIAKKYPPYISKETRQRVVESRLTSTRWPQKLKVTAVDADTGELHVFDGYSGTTLLDAVNASGAVPGIWPLVSFNEKYWIDGGMVSSTNARLADGYDKIVILSPMPQKYGLVPSVKEDASEMQKNSKVSLIIPNEDSILAIGKNPYDPNHAASSAKAGFNQGIKEAADIYKTWL; encoded by the coding sequence ATGGAAAATACTAAGAAAGAAACTCGAGCAGTAGTATTAGGAGGTGGAGGAGTAACTGGGATGGCTTGGGAGATCGGTATAATTACAGCCTTATTAGAAAAAGATATTGATTTATCAGAGGCTGATGTTATTATTGGAACTTCAGCTGGATCATTTGTTGGTTCTTCACTAGCTAGCGGTTATGATATGAGAAAACTTTATGATTCACAATTTGCCCAAAATATATCAGAGGTGAATACATCAGTGAGCCCTGAGATTATGGGATTATGGGCTGAAGCATTTCGTTCTGGTAAAGATGATACGAAAAAGATTGGGAAGCTATTTGGGGACATTGCGAAAAAATACCCTCCCTATATTTCAAAAGAGACACGTCAGAGAGTTGTAGAATCTAGACTTACTTCAACTCGTTGGCCTCAAAAATTGAAAGTAACAGCAGTTGATGCTGATACTGGAGAACTTCATGTATTTGATGGATATTCAGGAACTACACTTTTAGATGCAGTAAATGCAAGCGGTGCTGTCCCAGGAATCTGGCCACTTGTAAGTTTTAATGAAAAATATTGGATTGATGGAGGAATGGTTTCAAGTACCAATGCCCGTTTAGCTGATGGTTATGATAAAATTGTAATCTTATCACCAATGCCTCAAAAGTATGGTTTAGTTCCAAGCGTTAAAGAAGATGCTTCTGAAATGCAAAAGAACTCAAAGGTTTCTCTTATTATACCTAATGAAGATAGTATTTTAGCAATAGGGAAAAATCCTTATGATCCAAATCATGCAGCCTCATCTGCTAAGGCTGGATTTAACCAAGGAATAAAAGAAGCAGCTGATATTTATAAAACATGGCTATAA
- a CDS encoding DUF6273 domain-containing protein: MRIMDSIRNAEPGEIITFGTYPQTADGTDPTPIRWIVLQNSGSELFLLSEDILDCKRYHGKSKDIKWRDCVDITWKDCDLREWLNYEFYNIAFNEEEKEFIKNTYCTDNGEGTPDTEDKIFLLSVNEMQYLSEIHGKDLRRAVGTDFAKKEKVDGCNLYVYDKTNKNNYIIRNGEEVGCSWWWLRTQGNKPSRAFFIGTNCSIRSYANNSSARDGVRPALKVNIS, encoded by the coding sequence ATGAGGATAATGGATAGCATTCGAAATGCAGAACCTGGAGAAATTATTACCTTTGGAACTTATCCCCAAACTGCAGATGGAACTGATCCAACACCTATAAGGTGGATAGTGTTACAAAATTCAGGAAGTGAGTTGTTCCTTTTAAGTGAAGATATTTTGGATTGCAAGAGGTATCATGGCAAGTCCAAGGATATTAAGTGGCGCGATTGTGTTGATATAACTTGGAAAGATTGCGATTTACGTGAATGGTTAAATTATGAATTCTATAACATAGCGTTTAATGAGGAAGAAAAGGAATTTATAAAAAATACTTATTGCACTGATAATGGAGAAGGTACCCCAGATACTGAGGACAAGATTTTTTTACTTAGCGTTAATGAGATGCAGTATTTATCTGAAATACATGGTAAGGATTTAAGACGCGCTGTTGGAACGGACTTTGCTAAAAAAGAAAAAGTTGATGGATGCAATTTATATGTATATGATAAAACAAATAAAAATAACTATATTATAAGAAATGGAGAAGAAGTTGGCTGTTCCTGGTGGTGGCTAAGAACACAAGGTAACAAACCATCTAGAGCATTTTTTATTGGAACAAATTGCAGTATTCGTAGCTATGCAAATAACAGCTCAGCCCGTGATGGTGTACGTCCGGCACTAAAAGTTAATATTTCTTAG
- a CDS encoding MerR family transcriptional regulator, giving the protein MRIYSTSEIAKIVGMHPNTIMLYEKWGYIEPVERKENGYRVYTETHLDQIKLVRIALKSDWIKYYMRFEVRNIIRSVAQGDLRKALKLSKEYLTHIQNEKNHEFKVMKVIQGILKNDSLEEKNIKLNRNGAAKLIGVSINVIINWERNGLIEVPRNKNRYRVYGENEIKLLRIIKVLRQENYRTQCICDMLKNLKTKSKENDLITSLMPEAESNAKELISYIEELISKEQNI; this is encoded by the coding sequence ATGAGAATTTACAGTACTTCTGAAATTGCTAAAATAGTTGGGATGCATCCCAATACTATAATGTTATACGAGAAGTGGGGCTACATAGAGCCTGTTGAAAGAAAAGAAAATGGCTACAGGGTTTATACTGAAACACATCTAGATCAGATAAAACTAGTAAGAATAGCATTGAAAAGTGATTGGATTAAATACTATATGAGATTTGAAGTTAGAAACATTATAAGAAGTGTAGCCCAAGGTGACTTGAGAAAAGCTTTAAAGCTAAGCAAAGAATATTTAACACATATACAAAATGAAAAGAATCATGAATTTAAAGTTATGAAAGTAATTCAGGGAATACTGAAAAATGATTCACTGGAAGAAAAAAATATTAAATTAAATAGAAATGGTGCTGCAAAACTTATTGGAGTTTCAATAAATGTCATTATAAACTGGGAGAGAAATGGACTCATTGAAGTACCAAGGAACAAAAATAGATATCGTGTTTATGGAGAAAATGAAATAAAACTACTTAGAATCATCAAAGTCTTAAGGCAGGAGAACTACAGAACCCAGTGCATATGCGACATGCTTAAAAATTTGAAAACTAAAAGTAAGGAAAATGATTTGATAACATCCTTAATGCCTGAGGCTGAAAGTAATGCTAAGGAATTAATTAGTTATATAGAAGAGTTAATAAGTAAAGAGCAGAATATTTAA